Proteins encoded within one genomic window of Episyrphus balteatus chromosome 1, idEpiBalt1.1, whole genome shotgun sequence:
- the LOC129905250 gene encoding uncharacterized protein LOC129905250 — protein MSYFENAVRPLREGENILDAGWIHSLGTTKEKIVGYVFQASHVGERPHEVSIENINEESSKWKCGCSCKAGIGAKCKHIAACLISIQRNPYLHELSSTELQQKWGKVARDMVAGLGGVQVVDMCHVLKTVNTFDDVVTDDMAKKILAMGHEAFPNSEFGRMKRAYRSSSSANEPTVEEEDTGMDSFFEMIFTENENLKAFEFQMKNSIKNETYKILFETKIKKSKEEAIQICKKTLSQSSFEWLQERRLRITGSISYQLFTYSKNKNPDWPKKIASTYASSFKGNEATRYGQLSEKEAKEVYGKTYLIFDCGIFIPPTLPYLAFSPDGISYNGDE, from the exons ATGAGCTACTTCGAAAACGCCGTACGCCCTCTTCGTGAGGGTGAAAACATCCTAGACGCAGGATGGATCCATTCCTTGGGCACaacgaaagaaaaaatagtTGGCTATGTGTTCCAAGCGTCTCACGTCGGTGAACGGCCTCACGAAGTTTCCATTGAAAACATCAATGAAGAGAGCTCAAAATGGAAGTGCGGATGTTCGTGCAAAGCAGGGATTGGAGCGAAATGTAAACACATTGCCGCCTGTTTAATTTCAATCCAAAG aaatcccTATTTGCACGAACTAAGCTCAACAGAGCTGCAGCAGAAGTGGGGAAAAGTAGCACGGGATATGGTCGCAGGGCTTGGCGGAGTTCAAGTGGTGGATATGTGTCACGTGTTGAAAACGGTGAACACATTTGACGATGTAGTCACCGATGACATGGCTAAAAAAATTCTGGCCATGGGGCATGAAG CTTTCCCAAATTCCGAATTCGGTCGAATGAAAAGGGCATATAGGTCTTCATCTTCCGCGAATGAACCCACTGTAGAAGAAGAAGACACTGGAATGGACAGTTTCTTCGAGATGATTTTCACGGAAAATGAAAACCTGAAAGCTTTTGAGTTCCAaatgaaaaattctattaaaaacgAAACTTACAAAATACTTTtcgaaacaaaaatcaaaaaatcaaagGAAGAAGCGattcaaatatgcaaaaaaacacttagtCAGTCATCTTTTGAATGGCTTCAAGAGAGGAGACTAAGAATAACAGGAAGCATTTCTTACCAACTCTTTACATACTCCAAAAATAAGAATCCggattggccaaaaaaaatagCTTCAACTTATGCAAGCAGTTTTAAGGGAAATGAAGCCACAAG GTACGGCCAACTATCGGAAAAGGAAGCGAAAGAGGTGTATGGTAAAACTTACTTAATTTTCGACTGCGGCATATTTATACCGCCCACTCTTCCTTACCTGGCGTTCAGCCCTGATGGGATCTCCTACAATGGTGATGAGTAG